A stretch of DNA from Alicyclobacillus acidocaldarius subsp. acidocaldarius Tc-4-1:
AAGACCGTGCGGTCATCGTCACGTTTGGGCTGCTCGGTCCGAGCAAGGGCATTGAGTTCATGTTGGACGCGATGCCGGATATCGTGCGCGAGGTCCCGAACGCGCTGTACGTGATCGCCGGGCAAACGCACCCGGAAATCGTCAAGCGCGAGGGCGAGGCGTATCGCGAGTCGCTCATGCGGCGGATTCACGACCTCGGCTTGGACCATCACGTCGTGATGCTCAACCGGTACATGTCGGAATCCGACATCGTGGACCTCATCACGGCGGCGGATCTCTACGTCACACCGTATCCGAATATGGAGCAGATCACGAGCGGGACGCTGGCCTACGCGGTCGGCATGGGGCAGGTCGTGCTGACGACGCCGTACGCGTACGCGCGCGACCTTCTGAAGGACGTGCCGGAACTGCTCGTGCCCTACGGGGACACGCGCGCGTGGGCGGATCGGGCTGTGGAAGTCCTGACCAACCGCGATGTGCGCGCGAAGTACGCCGAGCGGATTTCGGCGATTGGCGCAGACATGACGTGGCCGCGCGTGGGCGAGCGCCATTGGCAGTTGTTCCAGGACGTCGCCCTGCGGGCTCGCCATCGCGCGTCGGGGGTGAAGGGATTTGCGGTCATCGCACACTGATGGGCTGCCGGTTTCGCTGGATCACCTGCGCCGGATGACTGATGACACAGGGCTCATTGAGCACGCGATTGGCCGCATTCCTCGCCGTCAGGAAGGGTATTCCACCGACGACAACGCGCGTGCCTTCTGGCTCGCGTACGAGTGGCTCCACTACGCCCGCGAGCGAGGCCTGGAGGCGGAGGCGGCCGATCTCGCGCGGCTCATCGACATCTATTTCGCGTTTTTGGCATGGGTCCAGAAGCCGGACGGCTGGTTTCACAACAACGTCTCGTACGATCGCCGCTTTGAGCTGGAAGTTCCGTCGGACGACTGCCAAGGGCGATCCGTGTACGCACTCGCAGTGGGCATGTGCGAAGAGCGCGATCCGGCCCGGCTGACGGCCTACGCGCAAGTGCTGCGCAGGGGATTCGAGGCGGCTTTCGGGCTCACGCACGCGCGCGGCGTCGCCCACGTCGTGGCGGCCGCCGCGCGGCTGTTGCGCCATGCAGAGGGAGCCGATGCTCCCGAAGATGCGGTGCCCGAGTTCTGGGCCTTTGTCCGTCAGCGCCTGCCGGGCGTCGTAGAGCGCGGCGCGCGCGATCTCGTGTCGCGTTTCGAGGCACACGCGCGCAGCGACTGGCCCTGGTTCGAGGACCGCATGACGTACGACAACGCGGTCATGCCCTGGGCGCTCTTCGAAGCCTATGCGCTCACCGGCGAGGCGAGATGGAAAGAAGTTGCAAAAGCTTCACTCGACGGGCTCCTCGCCCGCATGCGGGCGCCGGAGGGGTGGTTACGGCCCATTGGAAACCGCGGCTTCGCGGCGCCTGGCTTCACAGCCATCTGGGACCAGCAACCGCTGGAAATCGCTCAGCTCGCCATTGCGTGCGAATCGGCCTGGCGGGCGACGGGTGACGAGGCCTATCGGCGGCTTACGGCCGAGTGCCAGCGCTGGTTCTACGGTGAAAACGACAAAGGGGTGCCCATGGCCGATCCGACCGACGGCAGTTGTTGCGACGGCCTGACGCCGCAGGGTCCCAACCTGAACCGCGGTGCAGAATCCACGTGGTCCTACCTGATCACCGAGATCCACGTCGAGCGGGCCTTTGCCCATGACCTTGAGGCCGCGCGGGCGCTTGGGGCATGGGTGGGCGTTCCGCGCCACACTCTTGCGTCCGCACGGTCGAGACGTGCGCTCGGCGGT
This window harbors:
- a CDS encoding glycosyltransferase family 4 protein, with the protein product MTLEIGYVSTYVPRKCGLATYTHHLRQSVRRAAGPSAADQVIAMLAPDEDVKNYNRSYWFLRRDERRDYARIARRVNDSRIGVVSLQHEFGIFGGEAGSYILDFIDALDKPLVTTFHTVFQKPMSPYREVQKEIAERSDHIVVMNRQAIDYLVDAFGISPSKIHYLPHGTPVRSVTPRAELRKQFGWQDRAVIVTFGLLGPSKGIEFMLDAMPDIVREVPNALYVIAGQTHPEIVKREGEAYRESLMRRIHDLGLDHHVVMLNRYMSESDIVDLITAADLYVTPYPNMEQITSGTLAYAVGMGQVVLTTPYAYARDLLKDVPELLVPYGDTRAWADRAVEVLTNRDVRAKYAERISAIGADMTWPRVGERHWQLFQDVALRARHRASGVKGFAVIAH